The following is a genomic window from Pseudomonas lurida.
TTCCTCAAGGCCAGCCAGAGCAACACCGACAAGCAACTGCGCATGACCCGCACCGGGGCGATCTACACGCCAGCCCTGCAGTTGGTGATCTACACCGCCATGGCGGTGCTGATGTTCCTGGTTCTTTATCTGCGTGGCGATGCATCGGCCGGCGACATGGTGGCCTACATCACCCTGGCCGGCCTGTTGCCCAAGCCGATTCGCCAACTGTCGGAAGTCAGCTCGACGATCCAGAAGGGCGTGGCGGGCGCCGAGAGCATTTTCGAACAGCTGGACGAAGAGGTCGAAGTCGACAACGGCACCGTTGAGCGCGACAAGGTCAGCGGTCGCCTCGATGTACGCAACCTGAACTTCACCTACCCCGGCACCGAACGCCACGTGCTCAAGGACATCAGCTTTACTGCCGAGCCGGGGCAGATGATCGCCCTGGTTGGGCGCTCGGGCAGCGGCAAGTCAACCCTGGCCAGCCTGATCCCGCGTTTCTACCACCATGAAAGCGGCGAAATCCTGCTGGATGGTGTCGAGATCGAAGACTACAAATTGCTCAACCTGCGCAAGCACATCGCCCAGGTGACCCAGCACGTGACCTTGTTCAGCGACACCGTGACCAACAACATCGCCTACGGTGACCTGTCCGGTGCGCCACGGGCAGACGTTGAAGCGGCTGCGGCGGATGCCAATGCCAAGGACTTCATCGACCAGTTGCCCAAGGGCTTCGATACCCAGGTCGGCGAGAACGGTGTGCTGCTGTCCGGCGGCCAGCGCCAGCGCCTGGCGATTGCCCGTGCCCTGCTGAAGAACGCACCGTTGCTGATTCTCGACGAGGCCACCTCGGCCCTCGACACCGAATCCGAGCGTCACATCCAGGCGGCGCTGGACAAGGTCATGCAAGGTCGCACCACCCTGGTGATCGCCCACCGGTTGTCCACCATCGAAAAGGCCGACTTGATCCTGGTGATGGACGATGGCCGGATTGTCGAGCGGGGCACCCACAGTGAGCTGCTGGCACAGAACGGCTATTACGCTCGCCTGCATGCCATGGGCCTGGATGCGCCGATTTCCGCCGACATT
Proteins encoded in this region:
- the msbA gene encoding lipid A export permease/ATP-binding protein MsbA; this encodes MTDSSPSASPSSLKIYFRLLSYVKPYAGLFAMSIVGFLIFASTQPMLGYILKYFVDGLSNPEAVLFPTVPFLRDLQLLQAVPLLIILIAAWQGLGSFLGNYLLAKVSLGLVHDLRVQLFNNLLTLPNRYFDNHNSGHLISRITFNVTMVTGAATDAIKVVIREGMTVIFLFASLLYMNWRLTLVMIAILPLIAVMVSTASKKFRKQSKKIQVAMGDVTHVASETIQGYRVVRSFGGEVYEEKRFLKASQSNTDKQLRMTRTGAIYTPALQLVIYTAMAVLMFLVLYLRGDASAGDMVAYITLAGLLPKPIRQLSEVSSTIQKGVAGAESIFEQLDEEVEVDNGTVERDKVSGRLDVRNLNFTYPGTERHVLKDISFTAEPGQMIALVGRSGSGKSTLASLIPRFYHHESGEILLDGVEIEDYKLLNLRKHIAQVTQHVTLFSDTVTNNIAYGDLSGAPRADVEAAAADANAKDFIDQLPKGFDTQVGENGVLLSGGQRQRLAIARALLKNAPLLILDEATSALDTESERHIQAALDKVMQGRTTLVIAHRLSTIEKADLILVMDDGRIVERGTHSELLAQNGYYARLHAMGLDAPISADIT